TGCAAGATTTGTAACCTTTGCAACAGGAGTATAATTTAAAGCACCGGCAGAGGTCTTGGCAACTGTTGCAGTAAGTCCGACAGCTCTGCGTTTTGGAATAATAACACCATGCGCTCCGGCTAAATTTGCAGTACGTATAATCGCACCAAGATTATGCGGGTCTTCGATATTATCTAATAAAATAAGAAATGGATCTTCCCCTTTTTCTTCAGCCAGTTTTAACATGTCTTCCACTTCAGAATATTCATAGGCAGCTGCATATGCAATTACACCTTGATGTTTGCCTGTTGTAGAAATTTGGTTTAAACGATCCTTATTAACAAAGTTAATAATTGTGTCGTGTTTCTTAGCCTCTCTTATAATTGTACGTATAGGTCCGTCCTGACATCCATCTAGGACGAATACCTTATCGATCGGTTTGCCTGAGCGAAAAGCTTCCAGTACAGCATTTCTTCCTTCTACGACCAGAGTATGTTCACGATGGTCTCTGTCAAATTCTTTTTCGATTTTTTCTGACATGATCTTCTCCTTACTTTTCTTAATTTTCCAAACTGTCTAATCCTATTTTAATCAGTTCCATTAAGCGTGCATATCTCTTTTTCAAGTAAAGATAACCGACGAGTGCTTCAAATCCTGTTGCACGACGATAGTCGGTGATTGATTGATTTTTGGCCGGAGAAACAGATTTTGCATTTCTCCCCCTTCTGTAGACAGCATGCTCTTCTTCGTTTAAATGCTCCTGCATTGTACGCATCATTAACGACTGTGTTGAAGCCTGTACAAGATGACTAGTCTCTTCATGTAATTTATTTACTTGCTTGTTTCCATTGTTAATAATCATACTTTTGATGATTAAATCATAAACACAGTCACCGATATATGCTAAAACAAGAGGTGAATATTGATTCACATCCACCTCTTTTAATTGGAGCACATTTTCAATACAATCGCGAAAATCCATTGTTATGCTCTTTTCCATTTTACACCTTCTCTTGTATCTTCCAAAATGATTCCTTTAGCTAAAAGTTCATCACGAATTTCATCTGCTCTGCCAAAATTACGTTCTTTTCTGGCTGCCTGACGTTCCTGGATCAATGCTTCAATATCGGCATCTAAAAGCTCTTCTTTTTTCTCAACTACAACACCAAGTACATCTGCAAGTTTTACGATCAACTCATATAAAGCTGAAACATATGCTTTTGAACTATCACCATTTGCAGTTGTATTTGCATATTTTACAAGATCAAAGATTGCTGCAATTGCATCAGCAGTATTAAAGTCATCATCCATTGCTTTTTCAAAGGCTGCGACATAGTTTTGAGTTTTTGTAAGCGCATCATCTTCAATGTCTGTAAGTGTCTCTGTCTTTGCATTATCGGCCAGGAATTTTAAGTTGTCAGTGGCAGTGATAATTCGATCCAATCCGCTTTTTGCAGCTTCCATTAGATCACTGCTGAAGTTCAATGGACTTCTGTAATGCGCACTTAACATAAAGAAACGAAGTACCTGTAAATCATATTTTTCACTGATTTCTCTAACTGTAAAAAAGTTGCCAAGTGATTTTGACATTTTTCTATTATCGATATTTAAAAATGCATTGTGTAGCCAATATTTTGCAAATTCTTTTCCATTTGCAGCTTCACTCTGAGCAATTTCATTTTCATGATGTGGGAATACAAGATCTTCTCCACCAGCATGAATATCAATCTGTTCTCCTAAATATTTTTTTGACATTTCAGAACACTCAATATGCCATCCAGGTCTTCCTTCACTCCAAGGAGATTCCCATGCAGGTTCTCCCTCTTTTTTTGGTTTCCACAGAACAAAATCCAATGGG
This Ruminococcus hominis DNA region includes the following protein-coding sequences:
- the rlmB gene encoding 23S rRNA (guanosine(2251)-2'-O)-methyltransferase RlmB: MSEKIEKEFDRDHREHTLVVEGRNAVLEAFRSGKPIDKVFVLDGCQDGPIRTIIREAKKHDTIINFVNKDRLNQISTTGKHQGVIAYAAAYEYSEVEDMLKLAEEKGEDPFLILLDNIEDPHNLGAIIRTANLAGAHGVIIPKRRAVGLTATVAKTSAGALNYTPVAKVTNLAKTMEELKEKGLWFVCADMGGESMYRLNLKGPIGLVIGNEGEGVGRLVKEKCDFIASIPMKGEIDSLNASVAAGVLAYEIVRQRLN
- a CDS encoding Mini-ribonuclease 3, translating into MEKSITMDFRDCIENVLQLKEVDVNQYSPLVLAYIGDCVYDLIIKSMIINNGNKQVNKLHEETSHLVQASTQSLMMRTMQEHLNEEEHAVYRRGRNAKSVSPAKNQSITDYRRATGFEALVGYLYLKKRYARLMELIKIGLDSLEN
- the cysS gene encoding cysteine--tRNA ligase — encoded protein: MKLYNTMSKQKEEFVPLEEGKVKMYVCGPTVYNFIHIGNARPMIVFDTVRRYFEYKGFDVNFVSNFTDVDDKIIKKANEEGVTAEEISKRYIAECKKDMDGMNVKPATKNPLATEEIGGMIEMIQSLIDKGYAYEKNGTVYYRTRQFKEYGKLSHKNLDDLRSGNRSLLVSGEDEKEDPLDFVLWKPKKEGEPAWESPWSEGRPGWHIECSEMSKKYLGEQIDIHAGGEDLVFPHHENEIAQSEAANGKEFAKYWLHNAFLNIDNRKMSKSLGNFFTVREISEKYDLQVLRFFMLSAHYRSPLNFSSDLMEAAKSGLDRIITATDNLKFLADNAKTETLTDIEDDALTKTQNYVAAFEKAMDDDFNTADAIAAIFDLVKYANTTANGDSSKAYVSALYELIVKLADVLGVVVEKKEELLDADIEALIQERQAARKERNFGRADEIRDELLAKGIILEDTREGVKWKRA